From one Amycolatopsis sp. FDAARGOS 1241 genomic stretch:
- a CDS encoding Asp23/Gls24 family envelope stress response protein: MADLRENSTTTAEKPAALVVAPRFVTEQGTTTIADAVVRKIAGATRPVCTRSAARWRGRSARCATHPRHVGERGTGRGCGGRQKQAAVALEIVVEYGVALAELVRRVRRDVTDAIERMTDLEVVEVNVAVSDVHLADEEPTASDRVW, encoded by the coding sequence TTGGCCGATCTGAGAGAGAACTCGACGACCACTGCCGAAAAGCCCGCTGCGCTCGTCGTCGCGCCGCGGTTCGTGACGGAGCAGGGCACCACGACGATCGCCGACGCGGTAGTGCGGAAGATCGCCGGGGCGACGCGCCCGGTGTGCACGCGCTCGGCGGCGCGCTGGCGCGGGCGCTCGGCGCGCTGCGCGACCCATCCCCGGCACGTCGGCGAGCGCGGGACAGGGCGTGGCTGTGGAGGTCGGCAAAAACAGGCGGCGGTGGCCTTGGAGATCGTCGTGGAGTATGGCGTCGCCCTCGCGGAACTCGTGCGCCGGGTGCGCCGCGACGTCACCGACGCGATCGAGCGCATGACGGACCTGGAGGTCGTCGAGGTCAACGTCGCCGTCTCGGACGTACACCTCGCGGACGAAGAGCCCACCGCGAGCGATCGAGTGTGGTAG
- a CDS encoding DUF2784 domain-containing protein, producing the protein MAHFLADVTVAVHIIALLFIGLGGFLAWRWPKVAFVHIFFALWGVLVNIAPIQCPLTAAENYFRHQQNLGDLPGGFNAYYLYDTVVPRSLLPAVAVIALALMIFSYIGAYLRWRHRHDTPTHRVRLG; encoded by the coding sequence GTGGCGCACTTCCTCGCTGACGTGACGGTGGCGGTGCACATCATCGCGCTGTTGTTCATCGGACTCGGTGGCTTCCTCGCGTGGCGCTGGCCGAAGGTCGCGTTCGTCCACATCTTCTTCGCGCTCTGGGGCGTGCTGGTCAACATCGCGCCGATCCAGTGCCCGCTCACCGCCGCGGAGAACTACTTCCGCCACCAGCAGAACCTGGGTGATCTGCCGGGCGGCTTCAACGCGTACTACCTGTACGACACGGTCGTGCCGCGTTCGCTCTTGCCGGCCGTGGCGGTGATCGCGCTGGCGCTGATGATCTTCTCGTACATCGGCGCGTACCTGCGCTGGCGCCACCGCCACGACACACCGACTCACCGCGTCCGCCTGGGCTGA
- a CDS encoding RNA methyltransferase produces MSEDPEAGPTEWAGREPVGVGPWEGPWPADARYDPELLENGDRRNVVDAYRYWRREAIVSDVDSRRHPFHVAIENFQHDHNIGTVVRTANAFAAAEVHIVGRRRWNRRGAMVTDRYQHLRHHDDVSGLVSFATSAGLTVVAVDNTPGSSPVEVAELPRDCVLLFGQEGPGLSEEAQAAASMVVSIAQFGTTRSINAGVAAGIVMHSWVRQHADLSKAW; encoded by the coding sequence GTGAGCGAAGACCCCGAAGCCGGCCCGACCGAGTGGGCCGGCCGTGAACCGGTCGGCGTGGGGCCCTGGGAGGGCCCCTGGCCTGCCGACGCCCGCTACGACCCCGAGTTGCTCGAGAACGGCGATCGCCGGAACGTCGTCGACGCCTACCGCTACTGGCGCCGCGAGGCCATCGTGTCCGATGTGGACTCCCGGCGGCACCCGTTCCACGTCGCGATCGAGAACTTCCAGCACGACCACAACATCGGCACCGTGGTCCGCACGGCCAACGCCTTCGCCGCCGCCGAGGTCCACATCGTCGGCCGCCGCCGCTGGAACCGCCGCGGCGCGATGGTCACGGACCGCTACCAGCACCTCCGCCACCACGACGACGTCTCAGGCCTGGTTTCCTTCGCCACCTCGGCGGGCCTGACCGTGGTCGCGGTGGACAACACACCGGGCTCCTCGCCGGTCGAAGTCGCCGAGCTGCCGCGAGACTGCGTGCTGCTGTTCGGCCAGGAAGGCCCGGGCCTGTCGGAGGAAGCGCAGGCTGCCGCGTCGATGGTCGTGTCGATAGCGCAGTTCGGCACCACGCGCTCCATCAACGCGGGCGTTGCGGCGGGGATCGTGATGCACAGCTGGGTCAGGCAGCATGCGGATCTGTCGAAGGCTTGGTAG
- a CDS encoding glycoside hydrolase family 76 protein — translation MDGAERAAVAERAVRVRHLRPVWGVPGTVLGRSGWPPSFDQRLHWHWNYWWQAHLLDCLVDAQVRDPRKDRAKVIARFVKSVRFRNFGKWTNIYYDDVAWLGLALQRVRALELADVDEAIAAIDEQLHEGWTDDAGGGIWWRRGDQFKNAPANGPAAIFHAREGDATRAAEMTNWLTRTLKDPETGLVWDGLRVDTGELVKNIFTYCQGVYLGACLEQSDVDNAASTIDAVAEHLAPGGIIRGQNGGDGGLFGAILARYLALAAKQLTGPAAERAKHLVLTSADACWGGATTTLTGPLFSAEWAAPAPEDPPESGAPERDLSVQTGAWLLLEAAATLG, via the coding sequence ATGGATGGGGCGGAGCGGGCCGCGGTGGCCGAACGTGCGGTGCGGGTGCGGCACCTGCGGCCGGTGTGGGGTGTGCCGGGCACCGTGCTCGGGCGTAGTGGCTGGCCGCCGAGTTTCGACCAGCGGTTGCACTGGCACTGGAACTACTGGTGGCAGGCTCATCTCCTCGACTGCCTCGTCGACGCGCAGGTCCGGGATCCGCGCAAGGACCGCGCGAAGGTCATCGCCCGGTTCGTCAAGTCCGTGCGGTTCCGCAACTTCGGCAAGTGGACCAACATCTACTACGACGACGTCGCCTGGCTCGGCCTCGCGCTGCAGCGGGTCCGCGCGCTCGAACTGGCCGATGTGGACGAAGCCATCGCGGCGATCGACGAGCAGCTCCACGAAGGCTGGACCGACGACGCGGGCGGCGGCATCTGGTGGCGCCGCGGAGACCAGTTCAAGAACGCTCCCGCCAACGGACCGGCCGCGATCTTCCACGCGCGTGAAGGCGACGCAACGCGGGCCGCGGAGATGACCAACTGGCTCACCCGCACCCTGAAGGACCCGGAAACGGGCCTCGTGTGGGACGGCCTCCGCGTCGACACCGGTGAGTTGGTCAAGAACATCTTCACCTACTGCCAAGGTGTCTACCTCGGTGCCTGTCTCGAACAATCCGATGTGGACAACGCGGCGAGCACCATCGACGCCGTCGCCGAGCACCTCGCGCCCGGCGGCATCATCCGGGGTCAGAACGGCGGCGACGGTGGGCTCTTCGGAGCCATTCTCGCCCGCTACCTCGCCCTCGCCGCCAAGCAGCTCACCGGGCCGGCGGCGGAAAGGGCGAAACACCTCGTCCTCACCTCGGCCGACGCCTGCTGGGGCGGCGCGACCACCACCCTCACCGGCCCCCTGTTCAGCGCCGAATGGGCCGCCCCCGCACCGGAGGACCCGCCGGAGAGCGGAGCGCCCGAACGAGATCTTTCCGTCCAAACAGGAGCGTGGTTGCTGCTCGAAGCGGCGGCGACCCTGGGCTGA